AGTCTCCTTGATTTTGTATAAATGCAAAAGTTTGATGCAAAAAAGGGTAGTAACATTTCATCATAATTGAATGATTTTGCTGGCTGTTACTTCTTATTTATGCCGTTAGGAATCCCAATACCAATAATAATGGggacataatatttttcaaaattgataatataaattattGTGATTGATGTgtaataaaagtgatgttaatccAAAGTTGACAAATTTTATGAGTAGCTATGAATAGCGttactatttatatattatgttgttgtaaattaaaaatatatattatttgttaatacacagtaaattatatatttgggaaaaaagaattatatattgCCAATTTGCCatatgttgatatatatatatatatatatatatatatatgatcaatCAATATTACTTGTGTATTGTGTTTCCTTCTGTTATCAGCTGCTTTGTCTCTACGTTGCAGCCTACGTATGAAGCATGTCATTCTTGAAGGAGGTAATCAATTTCAAAGAGCGCATGGAATGTCCGTGTTCCAATATATGGACAAGGATCCAGCTTTCAACATAATGTTCAACAAGAGCATGACTGGTCTTTCCACAATAGCCTTGTCAAAAATTCTTGAGGGTTACCAAGGCTTTGTGGGGCTAACATCATTGGTTGATGTTGGGGGCGGAACTGGGAAATCCCTAAGCATGGTCATTTCCAAGTACCCTTCCATTAAAGGCATTAACTTTGACTTGCCTCATGTGATACAAAGCGCACCATCTTATCCTGgtaaaattcttaatttctttagtAGGGttaatctacttaataatattactataaaatttatttataattcattAAACACCTACTTATTAAACTTATAGTATCTTTGTTTGGTAGGAACGGCTATTAAGGCTCGGCAACTAGCGTATAtcggaaaattattaggtactcccggagtaccataaatgcgtattcTTCCATCTCATATAAATGGTGAGTTTCACTAAATATAAATGGTGGgttccaccatgaatttaattagtggaaccTACTATTTATGTGGGAGGATGGAATACTTATGGTACTAcaagagtacacaataatttctcgCGTTTATCAAATTCTAATATATtgctgaagaaaaaaataataataataataataaagacaCTTCTATAGGTTTCCATTACCATTGCATAAAAGCCTAGCacattacaaagaaaaaaaaaaattaggctaCATGGTTGTGATAGAGTTATATTCCTACTCTActatttatatagtgtcctcaattttgttattgttgttgttcttataattattaaatatgtaTTATCTTTTTCTTACTTTGAAGTATAAAATCatcatttattcaataatttttgttattatgatTGGcactttataattttgttgtcATAcgtgtatattattattattattttgcaatAGATAATACCATTGATGCACAAAGTAGCATCTCAACATTCATTGTGATAATGCACGAACCAtctccacacacaaaaaaaaagaaaaaaaaaaaaaagagtggctgcaaaaaacaaaatctcataaaactataataaataaaaaaattattcgagaattaagaaactttttttttatagacaaTCGCAATATGCTGCTAATTCCGCAGCTCTGATTCTTTCTTGTCTAGACTCTCAAGCATTTTATATATGAGAATTTGTCAATTCAACAACCTTTAGTAAGGATTAAGAAACttaagtggaaaaaaaaacacaaaaaaggttTTCTTAGAGGGTTAAGAAACCCAACATGCTAGTGGTGCCAGGTAAGGGATAGTAATAACTAAGAGTGAAATgagttttaaaaagtaaaatctcATCAAATGATAACAAAAAAGTATTATTAGAGGGTTAAGAAACTTATTATGCTTGTGCAAAGGGAAAGTCACGGAAGGATCTTGTGAAGGTTGAGGTTATTGAGTGATtctattgataaataaaattctaatactGCATTTGATAAGtcatgttatattattttactttttaaattttattttattctagtcattttataaatttatattctatataggccttttttatttgtaaatattattttgaaaataaacttCTTGAAAAATAAGCATCAGGATAtgagaattataaaaagaaaaatagaagaatgAATTGAATCTCAAAAGGATATCTTGAGAAATTCATTACTAGCAATAAActgattataataaaaaaaatctaggtgaaaattttgatggtttatatttatttcaaaaacTATAAGTTTTTGAAGATGTTTtacaaatattagaaaaaaaatctaattgatgaagtgaattatataaaaagattagattAAATATTTTCCCAATGCATTTATCACTAACACAGTTTTATTGATAACTCTTGTTACAATTGTTTATACATATTGAagcattttaaaattaaaatttatgaaatcCCACTTAAGATTAACTTTATTACAAGAAAACTTAAGTGAATTAATCATATAATCAATTGAAACGTAGATATTAGCAAGATTTGAATACAaaactctctgtctctctgtctctctctctctctttatatatatatatatatatatatatatatatatatatatatatatatatatatatatattacttaaaattattGTCTTAGGCTTTTATCAAGCTGGTCCTGTTCACAAGGATTCTTCCTAAATGAAGAGCACAACAAATATTCTATGCAGGTATTGAGCACGTGGGAGGAGATATGTTTCAGAGTGTACCTAAAGGGGATGCAATTATAATGAAGGTAGAATTTGGATATTGTGTCTAAAGTAGATGATGATAAAgaatttttgggtaaattttttcaaaagtaatCATTTTTGTGTCTGCATTTTTTCACTTGTAGAATATACTCCATGACTGGAATGATGAAAACTGCAAGAAACTTTTGAGGACATGCTATAAAGCACTACCAGATAAAGGGAAGTTAGTTATTATTGAACTACTCATGCCAGAAGCTACAGAGTCAAGTTTAGCTTCTCAATATATCTCTCGTCTTGACATGAGCATGTTGTTGAACCTTGAAGGCCAGGAGAGAACTGAGAAAGAATATGAGGCTTTGTGCAAGGAATCCGGATTTTCAAACTTTCAAGTTGTTTTTTGTGCTTTTACTCTTTTTGCAGTCATGGAATTCCATAAATAATTTTACCCTCTATAGCTTTGCTGCACTTATTATGCTTTTGCATTTTATCTCTACGAACTCCATCTCATGTAATAGTTGGTACTtgatgaatttcataaataaatacatattgATGGCTATACAATAATTCCTTAGTTTTGTTGTGCTTATCCTCTGGTTGGTTGCGGAAGTTATCTTTGTTAATCTCCTCCAACTTatgtactattattattttaatgaaattttaaattctatttcaattaaatttttttaacaaaaaaaattaagaaatttaaatttaaatttaatatcgtcatatattttttttctgggtAAAAATCAATTGcctaagttttaaaaaatttaaattcgaCTATAGTTCTATTACAAATTATTTCAAgagatttaaaataatttttttatatttattttgatcatctatcataattttgtgttttaatatTGTAAAACATACTACATGTCATGCCTACTGCAGGTGACTCTATGTATGTTTTACTTTTACacctaaaattaatatatttttgtcaTGTAAGATGTAACTAATTAAATAGTAAGACAATTAAGGGCCCATTCGGTTTCCCTATTACTCAGTTTTCTTAACtcagttttcaaaactcataactcaaaaccCACTGTCACTCAAAAACCcccaaatttttgtttgttaacaAAACTCAGTTATATATCTCAATATTAAGTCCACCTTTTGCCAAAATGATGGAGCCCACCGATCAGTCTTTTTCAATTGTCTTCTTCCCTTACCCACTTAACTCTACCTGAAGAACATGAAATCCACACCCAAACCCAGTttcatcaccaccaccaacgACAACCCAAATTCCACAACCATCAACACCACCAACAGCcacacaaaaaatccaaaagaatGCACAGGATACCCACAACCAAATCCCACAtcgttg
This genomic stretch from Castanea sativa cultivar Marrone di Chiusa Pesio chromosome 1, ASM4071231v1 harbors:
- the LOC142644135 gene encoding caffeic acid 3-O-methyltransferase 1-like, which gives rise to MGSLENKVTPTLSENDKACLQAILVSSAQMFSCVLNATIELDLFGIIARAGPAACITTSEIVSQLPTKDSDSDTPSRLDRMLRVLVSNSLLTCSIRTLEDGRVERLYGLTPTSYFFVEKDDGSSLASLAAFSSHRAFWEASLRMKHVILEGGNQFQRAHGMSVFQYMDKDPAFNIMFNKSMTGLSTIALSKILEGYQGFVGLTSLVDVGGGTGKSLSMVISKYPSIKGINFDLPHVIQSAPSYPGIEHVGGDMFQSVPKGDAIIMKNILHDWNDENCKKLLRTCYKALPDKGKLVIIELLMPEATESSLASQYISRLDMSMLLNLEGQERTEKEYEALCKESGFSNFQVVFCAFTLFAVMEFHK